A genome region from Opitutaceae bacterium includes the following:
- a CDS encoding type II toxin-antitoxin system prevent-host-death family antitoxin, which produces MMTVNIHAAKTNLSRLVRRAERGESITIARDGKPVAQLGPPLKVNQTGLSPDDPLLNLDSFAVAGRGGRISNEEIDKTLYGA; this is translated from the coding sequence CTGATGACGGTCAACATCCACGCGGCGAAAACCAATCTCTCCCGGCTCGTCAGGCGCGCAGAACGCGGCGAATCAATTACCATCGCTCGCGACGGAAAGCCGGTCGCCCAACTCGGGCCTCCACTCAAGGTCAATCAAACGGGGCTGTCTCCCGACGACCCGCTCTTGAACCTGGACTCGTTCGCCGTGGCCGGGCGCGGCGGCAGGATCTCCAACGAGGAAATCGACAAAACGCTTTATGGCGCGTGA
- a CDS encoding MFS transporter, which translates to MTIDESDRSQAAAERVYRWRLAGFLAVAASLNFGDRAAISAVLASLRIEFGLSDVDLGLINSLFLASYALGSPFAGLLADRISRPRLVMWSILTWSGVTALTGLAGGLPVLLALRFALGITESLFLPAAVALIADFHASETRGRAMSLLTIGINFGLVIGGTFAGFMAQNLGWRAGFWMLGIGGLLLALSGRKFLIPAKGFHVAPPGVVAAKVTFLTAVKYLARVRTYHVLLLESMLSGFGMWVFFGWLPLYFREKYSVSLTVAGFAGAFILQLSVMLGNAAGGWISDRFAGRETHKRLLLYGVFYLLAAPFLLVFVGSPNPPVLALCMGMFACLRGVGQSNDNPTQCEIVPARFRASGVGIMNAVSTAAGSGGVLIAGYLKREIGLDTIFAGISGIFVIAGMALLLGYKFCIRPDIARAQLAG; encoded by the coding sequence ATGACCATTGACGAGTCGGATCGCTCGCAGGCCGCCGCCGAGCGGGTCTATCGCTGGAGACTCGCCGGATTCCTTGCAGTCGCCGCAAGCTTGAATTTTGGTGATCGCGCCGCAATATCCGCGGTTCTTGCATCGCTCAGGATCGAATTTGGGCTGTCGGATGTTGATCTTGGCCTGATCAATTCGCTCTTCCTGGCGAGCTACGCGCTGGGTTCCCCATTTGCGGGACTGCTCGCAGACCGGATCTCCCGGCCACGACTTGTGATGTGGAGTATTCTAACATGGAGCGGGGTGACTGCATTGACCGGGCTGGCCGGAGGACTGCCGGTGCTTCTGGCGCTTCGGTTCGCACTGGGAATCACAGAATCTCTTTTCCTGCCGGCAGCCGTCGCGCTGATCGCCGACTTTCATGCGTCAGAAACGCGAGGAAGGGCAATGAGTTTGCTGACCATCGGAATTAATTTTGGACTGGTGATAGGCGGAACCTTCGCGGGTTTCATGGCGCAGAATCTAGGCTGGCGGGCCGGATTCTGGATGCTGGGCATCGGAGGGTTGCTGCTTGCGCTTTCAGGAAGGAAATTCCTGATTCCCGCGAAGGGATTTCATGTGGCACCCCCGGGAGTTGTTGCGGCAAAAGTTACATTCCTGACAGCGGTCAAGTACCTTGCTCGTGTGCGGACGTACCATGTCCTGCTCCTGGAATCCATGCTGTCCGGTTTTGGCATGTGGGTGTTCTTTGGCTGGCTGCCACTGTACTTTCGGGAAAAGTATTCTGTCAGCCTGACGGTAGCAGGCTTCGCCGGCGCGTTCATCCTTCAACTTTCGGTCATGTTGGGAAACGCTGCTGGAGGATGGATATCCGATCGTTTTGCGGGTCGGGAAACTCACAAGCGACTCCTGCTCTATGGAGTCTTTTATCTGCTCGCTGCGCCGTTCTTGTTGGTCTTTGTCGGCAGCCCCAATCCGCCTGTGCTAGCTTTGTGCATGGGGATGTTTGCCTGCCTCCGAGGTGTGGGCCAATCGAATGACAACCCAACGCAATGCGAAATTGTGCCGGCCCGATTTCGCGCAAGTGGTGTCGGCATAATGAACGCAGTCTCAACCGCTGCTGGGAGCGGAGGTGTGCTGATTGCTGGTTATCTGAAGCGTGAAATAGGCTTGGACACTATCTTCGCGGGAATCTCCGGAATCTTTGTGATCGCGGGGATGGCGCTGTTGCTGGGCTACAAGTTCTGTATACGGCCCGACATTGCCCGCGCGCAGTTAGCCGGATGA
- a CDS encoding IS630 family transposase: MSRKPTILTVTADQRGVLERWVGAHGTPQQVVKRCRIILRKAEGLDDATIAEELEVNRHTCRLWRQRFVSAGPQGLWDVANGRGRKPRRGLAKRIVEATLHTKPPGRTHWSARTLAKAQGVHASTVARIWQEHGLQPHRQETFKLSRDPQFVPKLLDVVGVYLNPPQNAVVLCVDEKSQIQALDRTQPGLPLKRGRCGTWTHDYVRHGTTTLFAALNVAAGKISGHCFPRHRHIEFLKFLRQIDAEYAEADELHLIVDNYGTHKHERVQRWLARRPRFKLHFIPTSSSWLNLVERWFAELTGKAVRRGSFSSVPDLINSITRFIEQWNQEPTPFVWTAKAEDILARIERCRRRLEAIQPGCTRRKPRKKAA; the protein is encoded by the coding sequence ATGAGCAGGAAACCGACGATTCTGACGGTCACGGCAGACCAACGTGGCGTTTTGGAGCGCTGGGTGGGCGCGCACGGTACGCCCCAGCAGGTGGTGAAGCGCTGCCGGATCATTTTGCGCAAGGCCGAAGGGCTGGACGATGCCACGATTGCGGAGGAGCTGGAGGTGAACCGGCACACCTGCCGGCTGTGGCGCCAGCGCTTTGTGTCCGCAGGTCCGCAAGGATTGTGGGACGTGGCGAATGGCCGCGGGCGCAAGCCGCGCCGAGGGCTGGCGAAAAGGATCGTCGAAGCGACGCTGCACACGAAGCCGCCGGGGCGGACGCACTGGAGCGCGCGAACCCTGGCGAAGGCGCAGGGCGTGCATGCGAGCACAGTCGCGCGTATCTGGCAGGAGCATGGGTTGCAGCCGCACCGACAGGAGACGTTCAAACTCTCCCGCGATCCACAGTTTGTGCCCAAACTGCTCGATGTGGTGGGCGTTTACCTCAACCCACCGCAAAACGCGGTGGTGCTCTGCGTGGACGAGAAAAGCCAGATTCAGGCGCTGGATCGCACGCAACCAGGCCTGCCGCTGAAGCGCGGTCGCTGCGGCACCTGGACGCACGACTACGTGCGCCATGGCACGACCACGCTGTTTGCCGCATTGAACGTGGCCGCCGGCAAGATCAGCGGCCACTGCTTCCCGCGCCACCGGCACATCGAGTTCCTGAAGTTCCTGCGACAAATCGACGCGGAATATGCCGAGGCGGACGAGCTCCATCTTATCGTCGACAATTACGGCACCCACAAACACGAGCGGGTGCAGCGCTGGCTCGCCCGGCGTCCACGCTTCAAACTGCACTTCATTCCCACCAGTTCGAGCTGGCTCAATCTGGTGGAGCGCTGGTTTGCCGAACTCACCGGCAAGGCGGTGCGTCGCGGCAGCTTCTCCAGTGTTCCCGATCTGATCAACTCGATCACCCGCTTCATCGAGCAATGGAACCAGGAGCCCACGCCATTTGTTTGGACCGCCAAGGCGGAGGACATCCTTGCCAGGATCGAACGCTGTCGTCGCCGGCTCGAGGCCATCCAGCCCGGTTGCACCCGGCGAAAGCCGCGCAAGAAGGCCGCATGA
- a CDS encoding TonB-dependent receptor plug domain-containing protein, giving the protein MRILHTSLAVLLPLLLSGGPAMHAQATSTSSSTPAQQEPEPIQLSVFEVTSQTERGYATTSSLSGSRVAVPVVELPASVITLNQKLIQDTVAMTSDEVLSLVSGISVAARTTSQNLFSMRGYTVASAQRDGFPDRIITAAGGFDFSYIERIEVVKGPSGVLYGTHSPGGIVNFVSKRPLARPRTFVSATIGSYDTWRGELDHSGFLDGARKFGYRLATAFSDTAGPMRFHAEPDGGYQAYNPSFSYHFNNGLQVWAWAAVVRDRINRLARTVHGFAEGPGHGRALLREADLPGNNIFNNLVHLESDNFEVGAIKTISLNGLEVDVRAIARQYDLNSDPSRIRGIGPGTDVFLDASNQVIGMDSRNVSYSDAAGRLASVARRQVRFDSRLNSTDGRDFALDINFRFRLGPTNHQFLLYGSYGTSDDHSKDDAYDVTSNAILTSLGASKSGNILYFIVRPSPTFKPTPQQILDVANVRTVRNTVVREDKSSAFGFMERMSFLRDRIFLVAGMRRSEIETTTAQIVGNQTQDAENTRDKTWTGSYAALAKVYQGGPGTASLFYNNNETFTPEFSIDRRLATFGKRFPNRIASTDEFGLKLDMFRSRAVATISWFDNEENNGLLTFNDETGAITGIPISSYQAPAGVRTTKGWEMDLNVNPLPGLEMLISYGKVDPKLENGTKASSIAFDTLSLLARYEFSRNVLRGLSGTWIYQQWGDSMLNTRTGWRLPGGEIHTAVVGYGRGRWILRLRIENVFDNISTLPSENETAIGVTRHRNYRLGLTFSY; this is encoded by the coding sequence ATGAGAATCCTACACACTTCATTGGCTGTCCTCCTCCCTCTCCTTCTGTCCGGCGGACCCGCAATGCATGCACAGGCCACCTCGACGTCCTCCTCCACGCCAGCGCAGCAGGAGCCCGAACCAATTCAACTCTCGGTCTTCGAGGTTACTTCGCAGACCGAACGCGGCTATGCAACAACCTCCTCTCTCTCGGGTTCGCGGGTCGCCGTTCCGGTCGTGGAGCTTCCCGCATCCGTGATCACGCTGAATCAGAAGCTCATCCAGGACACCGTTGCGATGACCAGCGACGAGGTGCTCAGCCTCGTGTCGGGGATATCCGTTGCGGCACGAACGACCAGCCAGAACCTGTTCTCCATGCGTGGATACACGGTTGCCAGCGCGCAGCGCGATGGGTTCCCCGACAGGATCATCACAGCTGCAGGCGGATTCGACTTTTCGTACATCGAGCGGATCGAGGTTGTGAAGGGACCCTCGGGAGTCCTGTACGGCACCCATAGTCCCGGCGGCATCGTGAATTTCGTGAGCAAGCGACCGCTTGCCCGTCCGCGCACATTCGTCAGCGCCACGATCGGATCGTATGACACCTGGCGGGGCGAGTTGGATCATTCGGGCTTTCTGGATGGTGCCCGCAAGTTCGGTTATCGGCTGGCGACTGCATTCTCAGACACGGCCGGTCCGATGCGTTTCCATGCGGAGCCTGACGGCGGGTATCAGGCGTACAACCCGAGTTTCTCCTATCACTTCAACAACGGCCTGCAGGTCTGGGCATGGGCCGCTGTTGTGCGCGACCGGATCAACCGACTGGCCCGCACCGTCCACGGGTTTGCCGAAGGTCCAGGTCACGGACGCGCGCTGCTCCGTGAGGCGGATCTTCCGGGAAACAACATCTTCAACAATCTGGTTCACCTGGAGTCGGACAACTTCGAGGTCGGGGCCATCAAGACGATCTCCCTCAATGGTCTCGAGGTGGACGTCCGTGCCATTGCCCGCCAGTATGATCTCAACAGCGATCCTAGCAGAATACGGGGCATCGGCCCGGGAACGGACGTGTTCCTTGACGCGAGCAATCAGGTCATAGGAATGGATTCGCGCAACGTGAGCTACAGCGATGCCGCCGGACGCCTTGCGAGCGTGGCGCGGCGCCAGGTGCGTTTCGACTCGCGGCTCAACTCAACCGATGGACGGGATTTCGCCCTCGACATAAATTTCCGATTTAGACTGGGGCCGACAAACCATCAGTTCCTTCTCTACGGGTCTTACGGCACGTCTGACGACCATTCGAAGGATGATGCCTACGACGTCACCAGCAATGCCATACTCACCTCGCTTGGCGCGAGTAAGTCGGGTAACATTCTCTACTTCATTGTCCGGCCTTCGCCCACCTTCAAACCGACCCCTCAGCAGATCCTTGACGTCGCCAATGTGCGCACGGTCCGGAACACCGTCGTCCGTGAGGACAAGTCCAGCGCCTTCGGTTTCATGGAGAGAATGTCGTTTCTTCGTGATCGAATTTTTCTGGTCGCTGGAATGCGGCGAAGCGAAATCGAAACCACGACTGCGCAGATCGTCGGCAACCAGACGCAGGATGCCGAGAACACCCGCGACAAGACCTGGACCGGAAGTTACGCCGCACTTGCAAAGGTCTACCAGGGAGGGCCCGGAACGGCCTCCCTCTTTTACAACAACAACGAGACATTCACTCCGGAATTCTCGATCGACCGGCGGCTTGCAACCTTTGGAAAGCGGTTTCCCAACCGCATCGCGTCCACTGACGAATTTGGCCTCAAGCTCGACATGTTCCGCTCCCGGGCGGTCGCAACAATCTCATGGTTCGACAACGAGGAGAACAACGGCCTGCTGACATTCAACGACGAAACCGGCGCCATCACCGGGATTCCAATCAGCAGTTATCAGGCTCCCGCCGGCGTTCGCACAACGAAGGGATGGGAGATGGATTTGAACGTGAACCCGCTGCCTGGCCTTGAGATGTTGATTTCCTACGGCAAGGTTGATCCTAAGCTGGAAAATGGCACCAAAGCCTCATCCATCGCGTTCGACACACTTTCCCTTCTCGCCCGGTATGAGTTTTCCCGAAACGTCCTGCGGGGCCTGTCAGGCACTTGGATCTACCAGCAATGGGGCGATAGCATGCTCAATACGCGCACTGGCTGGCGGCTGCCCGGCGGCGAGATACACACCGCCGTTGTTGGATACGGCAGAGGACGATGGATCCTTCGTCTCAGGATTGAAAATGTTTTCGACAACATATCCACCCTGCCAAGCGAGAATGAGACAGCGATCGGCGTGACACGCCATCGAAACTATCGACTCGGGCTGACTTTCAGCTATTGA
- a CDS encoding substrate-binding domain-containing protein: protein MKPIAPPSREFLPDRVATLLRREITAGRWRDHLPGERTLARVLNISRPTLRAALTQLVAAQELEVSPRNGYAIRRPGRVRRAARAVRGGELGIVCPERIYSMPPHVIQTVDILRGLSAEAGLHVETFEGRRFARTHPRLVMPRILRGRPDACWVAIMADRRLQEWLNASRTPAVLYGNRYPGVDLPCVGIDYRATVRHAAAQLFARGHRRIVLVNFDSDRAGDQESMAGFHEGLRRRPGNPESRADKQKAEAADAMVISRPDDDVTALRRQIDRLMGMRPPPTAFIVSRTHHYATVATHLSALGWRIPEEVSLMSRGDDPFLHFLCPAPAHYRVNIELLARRLFQAVQRVMSGGRGQGGAVQLVPEYVQGETVGPGPARHSR, encoded by the coding sequence ATGAAGCCGATTGCTCCGCCCTCGCGAGAATTTCTCCCCGACCGGGTCGCCACCCTCCTTCGTCGCGAGATAACCGCGGGTCGGTGGAGGGATCATCTGCCCGGCGAACGCACGCTCGCACGAGTGCTGAACATCAGCCGCCCGACTCTTCGCGCAGCGCTTACGCAACTCGTCGCTGCCCAAGAACTGGAGGTTTCCCCAAGAAACGGATATGCGATCCGGCGGCCGGGCAGGGTCAGGCGGGCTGCCAGGGCAGTTCGGGGCGGCGAACTCGGCATCGTATGCCCGGAGCGCATCTACTCCATGCCGCCGCATGTGATCCAGACTGTGGACATCCTCCGTGGTCTGAGCGCCGAAGCGGGGCTGCATGTTGAAACGTTCGAAGGCAGGCGCTTTGCGCGCACCCACCCGAGACTCGTGATGCCGCGGATTCTGCGCGGACGTCCGGATGCGTGCTGGGTGGCTATCATGGCGGATCGCAGGCTTCAGGAGTGGCTCAACGCCTCGCGAACCCCCGCGGTGCTTTACGGCAACCGGTATCCCGGCGTTGACCTGCCGTGCGTCGGCATCGACTACCGCGCCACGGTGCGGCATGCGGCGGCCCAACTGTTCGCAAGGGGGCACAGGCGAATCGTCCTCGTGAACTTCGACTCAGACCGGGCGGGCGACCAGGAGAGCATGGCGGGATTCCATGAAGGGCTCCGCAGGCGCCCGGGGAACCCGGAATCTCGCGCGGACAAGCAGAAGGCGGAGGCCGCGGACGCGATGGTGATCTCCCGCCCGGACGACGATGTAACGGCTCTTCGCCGCCAGATAGACCGGCTCATGGGCATGCGGCCTCCCCCCACGGCATTCATCGTGTCGCGCACGCATCACTACGCGACCGTGGCGACGCACCTCAGCGCGCTGGGCTGGAGGATTCCAGAGGAAGTTTCGCTGATGAGCCGGGGTGACGACCCCTTCCTTCATTTCCTCTGTCCGGCGCCGGCCCATTACCGGGTAAACATCGAACTGCTCGCCCGCAGGCTGTTTCAGGCGGTGCAGAGAGTGATGAGCGGGGGGCGAGGCCAGGGAGGCGCGGTTCAGCTTGTTCCCGAATACGTGCAGGGTGAAACCGTCGGACCCGGGCCGGCGAGGCATTCCAGATAA
- a CDS encoding FAD-dependent oxidoreductase, giving the protein MTTRRKTDVVVYGGTAPGIVAAVRCAREGLTVDLVTPTLFLGGTLPSLGAVETHYRGVRAPLLQEFIERIVGHYRDSYGQNSEQLRTCQTGMMITFEPHVAERVLREWIESEPRVRWWAGYRLESAEERVGCVRMASFVREEGGERLQVEARSFVEASYEGDLMAALGVKYRLGRESRSECQEPSAGRLFTRWINGSFPSAATVGALNVVTAGATTTSPLPESSGEGDDNVQSYSYRLCLTDEPVNREVSDAPPRGYDRARFAPILLPPELKERLPLPFHHRFLIYSLEEMARKDHLFHGHALPNRKRSWNATNLTGGGKHYAHADASGRRAIEEEHRSHALGLMWFLQNDSEVPAAIRREAGRWGLARDEFVEHNNLPPQLYIREARRLVGRAVFSEHDALAAPGAERPPVHADSIAITEFSLDSLACTTMRLPGKGALCDGQFFQMEVSRPGQVSFGILLPPRINNLLVASTVSATHVGWGTIRQTPTLMHLAESAAWTIVLAARQRCAPANVSIPLLQRTLVQHGVMISFFNDCDMASRESWLLAVQIAAVHGFFRGFDARGNDPLDHDTAKHWRRLGVAEQDMLADSGGYRTRGEVCERWFARWTSAADESQRRQPLNSP; this is encoded by the coding sequence ATGACGACCCGCCGCAAGACTGACGTGGTCGTGTACGGCGGTACTGCCCCGGGAATCGTCGCGGCAGTGCGATGCGCGAGGGAGGGGTTGACCGTGGACCTGGTCACACCCACGCTCTTCCTGGGTGGCACGCTACCTTCACTGGGTGCAGTGGAAACACACTATCGCGGAGTCCGCGCGCCGCTGCTTCAGGAGTTCATTGAACGGATTGTTGGTCACTATCGTGATAGCTACGGGCAAAATTCCGAACAACTGCGTACGTGCCAGACCGGAATGATGATAACCTTTGAGCCCCATGTCGCGGAACGCGTCCTCCGGGAGTGGATTGAGTCGGAACCCCGTGTCCGCTGGTGGGCCGGATACCGGCTTGAAAGCGCGGAGGAGCGCGTTGGATGCGTGCGCATGGCGTCATTCGTGCGGGAGGAGGGCGGCGAGCGACTGCAAGTCGAGGCTCGTTCCTTCGTTGAAGCCAGCTACGAAGGCGATCTCATGGCGGCGCTTGGTGTGAAATACCGACTGGGAAGGGAAAGCAGGAGCGAATGCCAAGAGCCATCCGCTGGCCGTCTGTTCACGCGCTGGATCAACGGATCGTTTCCAAGTGCCGCCACCGTGGGAGCATTGAATGTCGTCACGGCCGGAGCAACAACGACGTCACCCCTGCCGGAAAGCTCCGGCGAGGGTGATGACAACGTGCAGAGCTACAGTTACCGACTGTGTCTGACGGATGAGCCCGTCAATCGCGAAGTCTCCGATGCGCCCCCCCGTGGCTACGACCGTGCGCGCTTCGCCCCCATACTTCTGCCGCCGGAACTCAAGGAGCGGCTTCCGCTGCCGTTTCACCACCGGTTCCTCATTTATTCGCTGGAGGAGATGGCAAGAAAGGACCACCTGTTCCATGGCCACGCGCTGCCCAACCGGAAAAGAAGCTGGAATGCGACAAATCTCACTGGCGGGGGGAAACACTACGCGCACGCTGATGCAAGCGGCCGTCGTGCGATTGAGGAGGAGCACCGATCCCATGCCCTGGGGCTGATGTGGTTTCTCCAGAACGATTCCGAAGTGCCCGCGGCCATTCGACGCGAAGCAGGGAGGTGGGGCCTCGCCCGCGATGAATTTGTTGAACACAACAATCTCCCCCCTCAATTGTACATTCGAGAGGCAAGACGGCTTGTCGGGCGCGCAGTTTTCAGCGAACATGACGCTTTGGCGGCTCCCGGAGCGGAGCGACCACCGGTGCATGCGGACTCGATTGCTATCACCGAGTTCTCCCTCGATTCGCTGGCATGCACCACGATGAGACTTCCGGGAAAAGGCGCGCTTTGCGACGGTCAGTTCTTCCAGATGGAAGTTTCCCGACCTGGTCAAGTTTCTTTCGGAATCCTGCTTCCACCGCGGATCAACAACCTCCTCGTCGCGAGCACGGTGTCAGCCACCCATGTGGGGTGGGGAACAATACGGCAGACACCCACACTTATGCATCTGGCCGAATCCGCAGCCTGGACGATCGTCCTCGCTGCGCGGCAACGATGTGCGCCCGCGAACGTTTCGATTCCTCTTCTGCAGCGGACACTCGTGCAACACGGTGTGATGATTTCATTCTTCAATGATTGCGACATGGCGAGCAGGGAATCGTGGCTTCTTGCGGTTCAGATTGCAGCCGTGCATGGTTTTTTCCGGGGATTCGACGCGCGAGGTAACGATCCGCTGGATCATGACACCGCAAAACATTGGCGCCGGCTTGGCGTCGCCGAGCAGGACATGCTTGCAGATTCCGGCGGATACCGCACGCGGGGGGAAGTCTGTGAGCGCTGGTTCGCACGCTGGACATCTGCAGCAGATGAATCACAGAGACGCCAGCCGCTGAATTCACCATGA
- a CDS encoding sulfatase: MPTVSHFAILRLILAFSVMFTLLEPAAALAEERRPNILLITADDLNWNSLGAFGCPVRETTPHLDRLAESGIRFAKAHVTIALCAPSRGVMMTGRYPHASGATGFGPMPANVATVPEILTDAGYLCGIIDKVGHLNPAAKYRWSATYSDTGNGRNPSRFGKFAAEFISRAREAGRPFFLMANSRDPHRPFAGSRQERQYIDAPRNNDERNWASPKAVALMSLPSRTYTPDEVVVPGFLPDVPDIREEVADYYNSVRRCDDTVGALLKALDDSGMRDQTLVVFLSDNGMPFPFAKFSCYPNGTHTPLIVRWPGSVGPQQTNDEMIAGVDLAPTLLEAAGITPPAEMDGRSFLPLLKGERQSRRDRVFTAFYSTLLREMVPTRAVQTRRYVYIFNRWADGATQCQNEFYKGPALPAMIASARTDPAVAQRVIHFLFRAPEELYDVDRDPDSLHNLADSLEHRETLELLRRDLEEWMRRTNDPVLPDFRAMLAGRLPPMGGPPDPGAGRTSSSH; this comes from the coding sequence ATGCCGACGGTTTCCCATTTCGCAATCCTGCGCCTGATCCTTGCGTTTTCCGTCATGTTCACGCTCCTGGAGCCTGCGGCAGCACTGGCGGAAGAGCGACGGCCCAATATTCTCCTGATTACGGCCGACGATCTCAATTGGAACTCGCTTGGCGCCTTCGGCTGCCCCGTTCGCGAAACAACTCCGCACCTCGATCGTCTTGCGGAGTCTGGAATTCGCTTTGCGAAGGCGCACGTCACCATCGCCCTTTGCGCTCCCAGTCGCGGCGTCATGATGACGGGACGATATCCCCACGCATCTGGAGCGACAGGATTTGGTCCCATGCCGGCAAACGTGGCTACTGTACCCGAAATTCTGACAGATGCCGGATACCTTTGCGGCATCATCGACAAGGTCGGTCACCTCAATCCCGCCGCGAAATACCGGTGGTCGGCGACTTACAGCGACACGGGCAACGGCCGAAATCCATCGCGCTTCGGCAAGTTTGCCGCAGAATTCATTTCGCGGGCGCGGGAGGCGGGCCGACCGTTCTTCCTGATGGCGAACTCACGTGATCCGCACCGCCCTTTCGCAGGAAGCAGGCAGGAACGGCAGTACATCGACGCCCCGCGAAACAATGACGAACGCAATTGGGCCAGTCCGAAAGCTGTCGCCCTCATGTCGCTTCCGTCGCGGACATACACACCGGATGAAGTGGTGGTCCCGGGATTTCTGCCCGACGTCCCTGACATCCGGGAGGAGGTGGCTGACTACTACAATTCGGTTCGGCGCTGTGACGACACCGTGGGAGCGTTGCTGAAGGCCCTGGACGATTCGGGCATGAGGGATCAAACGCTGGTGGTTTTTCTCTCTGACAATGGCATGCCCTTTCCATTCGCCAAGTTCAGTTGCTATCCAAACGGCACGCACACGCCTCTGATCGTCCGCTGGCCGGGCTCGGTCGGACCGCAGCAGACCAACGATGAGATGATCGCTGGAGTCGACCTTGCACCAACGCTGCTGGAGGCAGCCGGCATCACGCCTCCCGCTGAAATGGACGGCCGGTCGTTTCTGCCGCTGCTCAAGGGAGAGCGGCAGTCGCGCCGCGATCGCGTCTTCACGGCATTCTACTCGACGCTGCTTCGTGAAATGGTGCCGACCCGCGCGGTCCAGACTCGTCGATACGTCTATATTTTCAATCGCTGGGCGGACGGGGCCACGCAGTGCCAGAATGAATTTTACAAGGGCCCCGCGTTGCCCGCCATGATTGCCTCAGCTCGCACCGATCCTGCAGTCGCCCAACGGGTGATTCACTTTCTCTTTCGGGCTCCGGAAGAGCTTTACGACGTAGATCGTGACCCCGACTCACTGCACAACTTGGCGGATAGTCTTGAACACCGGGAAACGCTTGAACTCCTCCGTCGCGATCTGGAGGAGTGGATGCGGCGGACCAATGATCCGGTCCTGCCGGATTTTCGTGCAATGCTCGCGGGACGCCTTCCACCGATGGGGGGACCGCCTGATCCCGGTGCCGGCAGGACTTCGTCAAGCCACTAG